From Hymenobacter sedentarius, a single genomic window includes:
- a CDS encoding DUF1294 domain-containing protein: MQILLSGLLMFNLLCFLLFAWDKRKAQRGQRRIAETTLHLATLPGAAPGAWAAMWLLHHKNRKAAFWSVTLLLTLLQGMVLYWTWPSFG; the protein is encoded by the coding sequence ATGCAAATCCTCTTGAGTGGCCTGTTGATGTTCAATCTGCTGTGTTTCCTGCTCTTCGCTTGGGACAAACGCAAAGCACAACGGGGCCAGCGGCGCATTGCCGAAACCACACTGCACCTGGCCACGCTGCCGGGCGCCGCGCCCGGGGCGTGGGCGGCGATGTGGCTGCTGCACCATAAAAACCGCAAAGCTGCTTTCTGGAGCGTGACCCTGCTGCTGACGCTGCTGCAAGGCATGGTGCTCTATTGGACGTGGCCCTCCTTTGGCTGA
- a CDS encoding helix-turn-helix domain-containing protein, producing MAHLVILADSPETFEVLLRKTFAEMIPPGAPKVDSPDSLLTKAEACREFGISLTTLTEWQKNGIVPFVRLGRRIYFERSKMLEAGRSHIRYQHRK from the coding sequence ATGGCACACCTTGTTATCCTGGCCGACAGCCCGGAAACCTTCGAAGTACTCCTCCGCAAGACTTTCGCCGAGATGATTCCTCCAGGGGCACCGAAAGTCGACAGCCCCGACTCACTCCTCACTAAAGCGGAGGCATGCCGTGAGTTCGGTATTTCCTTAACTACCCTCACGGAATGGCAGAAGAACGGAATCGTTCCCTTCGTGCGATTAGGGCGTAGGATTTACTTCGAACGCAGCAAAATGTTAGAGGCTGGTCGTAGCCATATTCGCTATCAGCATAGGAAGTAA
- a CDS encoding tyrosine-type recombinase/integrase: MKAQLVTRNPDARTKKVTIYAEYRYQNKCKRVPTGIKVHEKHWDVDKKIIRANGTDNVGKDNIHLRQVLSGLEEQIKSLYVQNGNVPPTIDQLNANYQQQAAALGQQNGAPVPPVTVLEVLKGFIDEHVGWAKSTRDNFRTLQANIEAYQAAHKYTWVLDGLTNEDIIKWQHWLVKKYDYKNSTLGKRVRLLRQFLQEKGAPGVQTGKIKPLYSQLLTPPVVLYLHEIEALQDLQLTGKLERVRDLMVAQIFSGLRFSDLVRLRKNHVQKGHIVIMMQKTGLTVRVPIFRQLREIIEKYTHDDQGGELMLPQLSNQKFNDYIKELCQLVPALHEPVVIESKKRDRMETTQVPKWKLISSHSSRRSFCTLCLDMGYSVKQVMPWSGHRSFAAFSRYIGLTDIKEDAGADFDTRYKAKLAGES, encoded by the coding sequence ATGAAGGCCCAACTCGTTACCCGAAACCCGGACGCCCGAACTAAAAAGGTCACCATCTACGCTGAGTACCGCTACCAAAATAAGTGTAAGCGGGTGCCCACGGGTATCAAGGTGCACGAGAAGCACTGGGACGTCGACAAGAAGATCATCCGGGCCAATGGGACCGACAACGTCGGTAAGGATAATATCCACCTACGCCAGGTACTGAGCGGCCTAGAAGAGCAGATCAAAAGCCTGTACGTGCAGAACGGAAACGTCCCGCCTACCATTGACCAGTTGAATGCGAACTACCAACAGCAGGCCGCTGCTCTAGGGCAACAAAACGGAGCACCGGTGCCGCCCGTGACGGTACTAGAGGTATTGAAGGGGTTCATCGACGAGCATGTCGGCTGGGCCAAGTCCACCCGTGATAACTTCCGCACCCTGCAGGCTAACATTGAGGCTTACCAGGCCGCACATAAATACACCTGGGTCCTAGATGGCCTGACGAACGAAGACATTATCAAGTGGCAGCACTGGCTGGTGAAGAAGTATGATTACAAGAACTCCACCCTGGGGAAGCGGGTCCGGTTGTTGCGGCAGTTTTTGCAAGAGAAGGGCGCGCCAGGGGTTCAAACCGGAAAAATCAAACCCTTATACTCGCAGCTGTTAACACCCCCGGTGGTGCTTTACCTGCACGAGATTGAGGCCTTGCAGGACCTCCAGCTTACTGGGAAATTGGAGCGCGTTCGCGATTTGATGGTGGCGCAGATTTTTTCGGGTCTACGTTTTTCTGACCTTGTTCGTCTGCGGAAAAACCATGTTCAAAAGGGTCATATTGTAATAATGATGCAGAAGACCGGCCTGACCGTTCGGGTGCCCATCTTTCGTCAACTGCGGGAAATCATCGAAAAATATACGCACGATGACCAAGGTGGCGAGCTTATGCTACCCCAGCTCAGCAACCAAAAGTTCAACGACTACATCAAGGAGCTTTGCCAGTTGGTGCCGGCCCTGCACGAACCGGTCGTCATTGAGTCTAAAAAACGAGACCGGATGGAGACTACCCAGGTGCCGAAGTGGAAACTCATCTCCAGCCACAGCAGCCGTCGGAGTTTTTGCACCTTGTGTTTGGATATGGGTTACTCCGTGAAGCAGGTCATGCCCTGGAGCGGCCATCGCAGCTTCGCGGCCTTTTCGCGATACATTGGCTTGACAGATATCAAGGAAGACGCAGGTGCCGATTTCGACACCCGTTACAAAGCCAAGCTTGCAGGAGAGTCCTGA
- a CDS encoding M28 family peptidase, with translation MLRKLFFAAAFVLACANWAMAQDKPTIKIKTKAKPGKTATAHTPAPASAPAPATDFSLRYASGITAEDLRQHLSILASDEYEGRETGKKGQKMAAEYIRKQFTAPGLTGPVKDSDSPCLQHFTVNRLRLDPSTSVKIGGKTFVLNKDFYAVANGTLATATPVQPVFAGYGIQAAGYTDFAAAGDLHGKDLLLLGEPTGKDGKPLRKDDKTGLMFGDLGFQGVVDRMVAIRPLKPRSLFCIEPTAEAFEQVPKTFSYLLGLEQLTFPDAPDRKGPPNLFIVSPEMGAALLSTNAAGLANYQQAVAAAGKPIVSSFKPAAAIVQTVEKKEPFTTENVLGFLEGSDKKDEILVVSAHYDHLGIKDGKVFNGADEDGSGTVSVLEMAQAFAQAKKDGHGPRRSILFLANTGEEEGQLGSQYYTSHPVFPLENTVADLNIDMVGRVDSVHRGKGDYVYLVGDDKLSSVLHTLSEATNQKYNPVALDYKYNDPNDPARIYYRSDHYQFAKHQVPVIFYYSGGHPQFHQPTDDVDLIDFPAMARRDQLIFHTAWELANRDRRVVVDSNKP, from the coding sequence ATGTTGCGAAAACTATTTTTTGCCGCTGCTTTCGTTTTGGCTTGTGCCAACTGGGCGATGGCACAAGACAAGCCGACGATTAAAATCAAAACGAAGGCGAAGCCGGGCAAGACCGCCACCGCCCATACGCCAGCCCCGGCTTCCGCACCCGCCCCGGCGACCGACTTTTCGCTGCGCTATGCTTCCGGTATCACGGCCGAGGATTTACGCCAGCACCTGAGCATCCTGGCTTCGGATGAGTACGAAGGCCGCGAAACCGGCAAAAAGGGCCAGAAAATGGCGGCCGAATACATCCGCAAGCAGTTCACGGCCCCGGGCCTGACGGGGCCGGTGAAGGATTCGGACAGCCCGTGCCTGCAGCATTTCACGGTGAACCGACTGCGCCTGGACCCGAGCACATCGGTGAAAATCGGCGGCAAGACGTTCGTGCTCAATAAGGATTTTTACGCCGTCGCGAATGGCACCTTGGCCACGGCCACGCCCGTGCAGCCCGTGTTTGCCGGCTATGGCATTCAGGCCGCGGGCTATACTGATTTCGCCGCTGCCGGCGACCTCCACGGCAAGGACTTGCTGCTGCTGGGTGAACCCACGGGCAAAGACGGCAAGCCCCTGCGCAAAGACGATAAGACCGGGCTGATGTTTGGTGACCTGGGTTTTCAGGGGGTGGTGGACCGAATGGTCGCCATTCGGCCCTTAAAGCCGCGGAGCTTATTCTGTATTGAGCCCACTGCGGAGGCATTCGAACAAGTACCCAAAACGTTTTCTTACCTGCTCGGCCTCGAACAGCTGACTTTCCCGGATGCGCCGGACCGCAAGGGCCCTCCAAATCTGTTCATCGTCTCGCCCGAGATGGGCGCCGCGCTGCTGAGCACCAACGCCGCCGGCCTGGCCAACTACCAGCAGGCAGTCGCCGCGGCGGGCAAGCCCATAGTCTCGTCCTTCAAGCCCGCCGCGGCCATTGTGCAAACGGTTGAGAAGAAAGAACCTTTCACGACCGAAAACGTGCTTGGCTTTCTGGAAGGCAGCGACAAAAAGGATGAAATCCTGGTCGTCTCGGCCCACTATGACCACCTGGGCATCAAAGACGGCAAGGTGTTCAACGGCGCCGACGAAGACGGCTCCGGCACGGTAAGCGTGCTGGAAATGGCCCAGGCCTTCGCCCAGGCCAAGAAAGACGGCCACGGCCCGCGCCGCAGCATCCTGTTCTTGGCCAACACCGGCGAAGAGGAAGGCCAGCTCGGCTCGCAGTACTACACCAGCCACCCGGTTTTTCCGCTCGAAAACACGGTTGCTGACCTCAACATCGACATGGTGGGCCGCGTCGATAGCGTGCACCGGGGCAAGGGCGACTACGTCTACCTGGTCGGCGACGACAAGCTCAGCTCGGTGCTGCACACGCTCAGCGAGGCCACGAATCAGAAATACAACCCCGTGGCCCTGGACTACAAGTACAACGACCCCAACGATCCCGCGCGCATCTACTACCGCTCCGACCACTATCAGTTTGCCAAGCACCAGGTGCCGGTGATTTTTTACTACTCCGGCGGGCACCCGCAGTTCCATCAGCCCACCGACGACGTGGACCTGATTGATTTCCCCGCCATGGCCCGCCGCGACCAGCTCATCTTCCACACGGCCTGGGAGCTGGCCAACCGCGACCGCCGTGTGGTAGTTGACTCCAATAAGCCGTAG